The nucleotide sequence ACAGCACGCTTCTGTAAAACAAGCAGGATTTGTAGACGGTAGGCAGCTGCATGACCCCAGAAGCAAATGGCATACCTAAGAtgggattcaattaatgaaaaatatacagatcttccaaactccatgccaagctccagggtagccactctgactgcaaaacaacctacagacacctttttgcaagtaccgaggatatgctcttcaaatctgagttctctgtcaatgaatatacccaaaaattttgtattatcaaactgctgaactactgaattagaaaaaggcaCGTGGTCTAGAGCATACtgaaaacacaataatttggttttttgaggatttagtgacagcaagtttgattcaaaccagagatttactgcctgaagatcagttgctaatgtagttcacagagtatctgtgtctgggctgtgccaaagaagtgtggtatcatcggcaaatagagtaaatttcccccgtacattaaaattggtaagatcatttatgtataggagaaaaagtataggccccaaaactgaaccctgaggaactcccaaGGTGATAGGATGGTAATCAGAGTACTTAGATCCTACAAGCACTCGTTGTTGCCGATCTTGCAAATAGGAAACAAACCAAGAAGATGAAACTCCCCGAAATCCATAATGATAAAGCTTCCGCAGCCGAATCATATGGCAgacacaatcgaaagccttcgacaaatcacaaaaaactgcCGCCGAAACTCCACCGTCATTTATCTTGGAGTAAagctcatgaaaaaaattaaacatggcatcATTGGTACTGGTATCTTCACGGAAGCCAAATTGAAGTCTGGTGAGGatgtttttggactttaaaaaggacattattcgatttttaaccagtttttcgatTACCTTTGATAGCGTAGACAAGAGAGAGATGGGACGAAAGTTGGAACGATTATCAAGAGCTCCACCTTTGTGAATTGGGATAACGTTTAGCTGATTTTAGGCAAGATGGAAATATCCCCTTGCTCCAAGAAAGGTTAATTGCGTCAACTAGTGCCTTTAGCGCCGTTTCTGGAAAGTTGAGAAAAATCTTAGCTTAAAGGTTGTCTTCtccagttgaatttttattttttcagtatACAGAATATCCTCCTCGAGTTCGTTTAGGTTTGTAggtataaagaagaaaaaatttggAACATGAATGGCTGGCATAAAGGATAGAGGATCCACTGACGGGTTCAAATTTTGCTGAAGTTGtagagcaatattagaaaaaaaatggttaaaatcaTTGGGAGAGACTTCAGGGCATTGTCTTGACTGCTTACCACAATTGTGGcgaatatcattaataattttccaactctCCTTATATTTGTTATAGATGAACCACTTAAACGGTTGAAGTAGTAAGTTTGCTTAGAGATTCTTATCAGACGACGATACAAGGCTCGGTAAGAATTGAAATAGTTATGAAAAACTGAAGAGTCAGTGAACTTTCTTATTGTGTGAAGAGATCTCAGATTTCTTGAAGATACTTTCAAACCCCTCGTGAACCAAGATTTTATAGGTTTGGATTTCggtttgattttaatcattGAGAAGGAAGCATCAAAGAgcttaacaatttttgtgtgaaaggaagataaatcgaaaatagaatTCCAGGACTCAAGAGCTGAAAGTTGATGAaacttattaaagttattaataccaaaaattcGGCCATATCGCTGTGCAGATACACTACATTCCTTTtgtatatttgctattttacatAGTATAAACTCATGGTCTAATAAAGCAGAATTTGCGACTGTACACTCCACGGAGTCATCtggaaaattagaacaaatattgTCAATAGTGGAGCTTGTTGACTGTGTTATACGAGTAGAATTTTTTACatgcatatgtatattaaatgccCCCATTAGATGATTGAGGCGCAGAATATTTAAAGacagaatttttaatattaaagttgatATTAATTAAGTCTCCTGTAAGAACTACGTAAGCCGCCAatggaatttcaaataaaagtgcctctaattttaaaaagaatttgctgCAGTCTCCTAGAGGagatatataaatacaaattacataTAAGTTTATGGATTTGGAGTAAATTACACTAAATTCAAAAGTCATTTCCTTTAGGAAATGGTTAAATTTATCTACCTGTTGAAAAGAGTTGTgttctaaaaagtttttacataataatatcataCATCCACCATGAGAAGACAAAAACTGgacaaaataacataatttggtAGATCAATAAGCTCAGAAATTAGTTTATATGTTCTATGTTATTTAAATTAGGCATATGAATTCGAATTAGGCACAACAGTGCCGCTTTATACATACACAGACAAGTCCAAGTGATACATGTTGATATTGTTGACAAAAAGACAGAATCACCATGAGCCTTGGTGTAAACAGTCACATTTTGATATTCCTCATTTTTAGTGACAAATACAGTGTGTTTTTAATTCTTATTAGACTTTCATTTAAATCTAATATTCTAAAAGACCCGAATTTGGAAACAAACCAAGAGATGTATAGAGATTAATCCTTATGCATTCATTATACCTAATATTCAGTACTCATTCATTAAAAAGGAAGAAAGATAAATAGACAAAATATTgtgctcttaaaaaaaaatataattaaaaggttCTATATATACAAGTCTTATTACTAATTGAACTTACTATTTACCGAGATAATAAGCTTCGAGAAATCATAATAACACATGTCTCACAGAAATTAATCTTTACATTATCAAACTTATCTTaggttctttaaaaacaaattacctCACTACATTCACTAATGCTGATGGAAAAATATAACATCATCTGCAGCAATTGCTGTGGTGGTCTTCGTGCCGCCATCATCAGTTTTTATTTCCCCATATGTAATCCGACCGGTAACATGAACCCTTTGACCTTTCCTCATATAGTTCAAAACTGCTTCTCTCAGTCCAGGTTTGAAACATATCACTCTATGCCATTCGGTCCTTTGTAAAAACTCTCCCGATTCATATCTGTAGTTTGAGTGAGTGGCAAGTGAAAACACTGCAATCGGATGTTCGTCGGTGCCTTTCCTTTGGGGATCTGCTCCGACTCTGCCTAGCAAAGTAACATTGTTTATAGCTGCAAAATGGGTGAATATTAAGTATTATATAAGATGCCTCTATGGattaaaagtacttttttcGATCTTGGCTGGTTCTTTTTGTGTCTCCGGAAATGCTGAAGAGGCATGTCGACCGGGTAAAATACCCACAACGTTCGTCGAGGATGTTAAAACTCGGGGTGTAAACACCTGAAATTTgcgtacatttaaaatattctaaattatattaatatcatGGACTTACTTTggaaagaaacatttttattggAGAATGAGAGGTTtttttataaccttaaaatcaaaataaacgcTTAACCTCACATTTAATTTATCCGTAGTTGTCATGTTGTGACGTTACACGTGCTGATTACCTGAAGTTACTTTGAAgcggaaaatttaaatttatatagtcAGTTGAATATGATAACTTTCTGATAGATATTAGTATCTATATATATCTTCCTAAAATGTCTTGATACATTAGTACATAATAGAATTTCCCATTAAGTAAACATCAGACTATCCTTTTCGCGTCATGGCTTCCTAAAAGGTCACTCGACAGCAACTAATCTATTAATTACCTAATAGACTGTAGCTGAAAATCTAGATAACTCATCGCAACTTGATAT is from Anthonomus grandis grandis chromosome 14, icAntGran1.3, whole genome shotgun sequence and encodes:
- the LOC126744558 gene encoding single-stranded DNA-binding protein, mitochondrial; protein product: MFLSKVFTPRVLTSSTNVVGILPGRHASSAFPETQKEPAKIEKTINNVTLLGRVGADPQRKGTDEHPIAVFSLATHSNYRYESGEFLQRTEWHRVICFKPGLREAVLNYMRKGQRVHVTGRITYGEIKTDDGGTKTTTAIAADDVIFFHQH